The proteins below are encoded in one region of Silene latifolia isolate original U9 population chromosome 2, ASM4854445v1, whole genome shotgun sequence:
- the LOC141631203 gene encoding uncharacterized protein LOC141631203 — protein MKPDSAQSVYDLKKKTSFCWALHSDNVLEGIQIDHQSIKCTSKAAIFPFGQANEDNMVSLAMNSGGNGFYSDKFHSGPDVASHSSFSIDSGPSGSSDGCAVRRKTQRTVGKPSSSQSLSAMALFVHEVDFYMHEKAIYVH, from the exons ATGAAACCTGATTCTGCCCAATCTGTCTACGATCTTAAAAAAAAGACTTCATTTTGCTGGGCATTGCATTCTGATAACGTGCTG GAAGGAATTCAAATTGATCATCAAAGTATAAAATGCACGAGCAAGGCGGCTATCTTTCCATTTGGTCAGGCAAATGAAGATAATATGGTGTCTTTAGCCATGAACAGTGGAGGAAATGGATTCTACTCCGACAAATTTCATTCTGGACCAGATGTTGCAAGTCACAGTTCGTTTTCTATTGATTCAGGTCCATCTGGTTCTTCTGACGGGTGTGCCGTCAGACGAAAAACACAAAGAACAGTCGGAAAACCTTCAAGCTCGCAGTCTCTGAGTGCAATGGCCCTTTTTGTGCATGAAGTAGACTTCTACATGCATGAAAAAgcgatatatgtgcattaa